The following nucleotide sequence is from Novipirellula galeiformis.
CGGGGATGACGTCAATGTACGGCGAGTTCTACAAATTCCCAACCTTGTCGTTTCGGATCGATGGGATGGCGATCGCGGTTAGCTTTTTGTTGACGACCGCAGCGGCTTGCCTGGGGACATGGATTTCCGTCGGCCGTGCGATCCGATTGGCACCCGCCGAAGCGATGCGTCCGGAACCTCCACCGAGTTTCAAGCCGACGATGGTAGAGCGATTGATTCCTCGAGAGCGATTACCCGCCGAGATGCGAATGATCGTGCGCAACATCGCTCGCAAGCCGTTCAAAGCCAGTCTGTCGGTGCTCGGGATCGCCATGGCCGCTGCGGTGATGGTGTTAGGAAACTTTTCGCTTGATGCGATGAACTACATGATGGATTTCCAGTTCCGCAAGGCACAACGGCAAGACTTGACGGTCACGTTTTTCGAACCAGCAACAGCCTCGGTGATGTACGAACTGAGTCAATTGGACGGGGTGCTGGCCAGCGAGACGATGCGGTCCGTGGCGACGCGAATTCATTTTCAAAACCGCTCTCGGCGAATCGGACTGTTGGGCATCGAGCCCAACCCACAACTGTATCGACTGCTCGACAAACAAGAGCGAGTGGTGCCGGTGCCCGAGTTCGGGATCATGCTCAACACCAAACTGGCCAGTTTATTGGACGTCGAGCGTGGCGAATTTGTCACGATCGAAGTGCTCGAAGAGAAGCGACCGACGTTAATCGTCGAGGTCACGGCGTTGGTCGAGGAGTATGCAGGGCTAAACGCCTACATGAACAAGCAACAAATGCACGCGATGTTGAAGGAATCGAGTGTCGCATCGGGGGCGTTTTTGAAGGTGGACACGAATCGAATCGACGAATTGTTTCATCAGTTAGAACTCCGCCCTGGGGTCGCGAGCGTAACGATCAAGGATGCCGTGCTCGACAGTTTTCGCGACACCGTAGCCGAGAACATTCTAATGATGAGATCCTTTATCATCTTTTTTGCAGCGGTGATCGCGATCGGAGTAGTTTACAACAGTGCTCGGATTACCCTTTCCGAGCGAAGTCGCGACCTCGCAACGATGCGAGTGGTAGGGTTCACGCGGCGTGAGGTTTCGATGATGCTACTCGGTGAGATCACGCTATTCACACTCGCTGCGATTCCACTTGGTTGTCTGATTGGATATGGATTGGCCGCGTTGATGGCGAGCGGACTCGACACCGACAATTATCGCATTCCGTTAGTGATCAGCGGCAATACCTACGCTTTGGCTGCGGGGGTTGTGATCGTGGCGACCTTTCTCTCCGCGCTGGTGGTGCAACGTCGCATCGCTCGATTGGACTTAGTCGGGGTGCTAAAAACCCGAGATTGACATGAAGTTTTCCTTGAAAACATTGCTGTGGGGCATTCTGCTAATCGCGGCCATCATGGCGGGCGTGTTTGCCATGTTCCCCAAGCCGGTGGCCGTGGAGTCGGCGACGGCCAAAATCGGTTTGTTACGAGTCACCGTGCAAGAAGACGGCAAGACGCGAATTCGTGAGAAATACGTCGTCTCGGCCCCCGTCTCGGGACGCGTCTCACGCATTGAATTGGATGCGGGAGACCAGTGTAGCGAAGCGACGTTGTTGGCGGTCATTTTACCCAGCGCGCCGGCGATGCTCGATGCTCGCGCACGAGCCGAGGCGATCGCGCGTGTGCAAGCGGCCGAGGCCGCGTTGCAACGTGCCCAATCGAACCGCGAACAGGCGGTGATCCACCACGAGTTAAACATCACAAAACTCACACGTGCGCAAAAGCTGCGTCCCAGCAATGCGATTTCGCAAAGTGAGTTTGACATTGCCCAAACGGAAAGTTTAGCGAGTGCCCAAGCGATCCAAACGGCTCGTTTCGAGACCGAAATCGCGAGTTTCGAATTGACGATGGCCAAGGCGGCGGTGAATCAATTTTCCGAATCCGCGGAAGACACGAACGTCGACCCCTTCGAGATCGCAGCCCCGATTGCGGGTCGAGTGTTGCGCGTGATACAAGAAAGCTCCGCTGTGGTCGCCGTGGGGACCCCATTGATTGAACTAGGCGATCCGCGAAATCTTGAAATTGAAATTGACGTCTTGTCCAGCGACGCCGTCCGCATCCAACCGGGAGCAAAGCTGACGGTCGAACACTGGGGCGGCGAAACGCCATTGCAGGGATACGTGCGCGTGATCGAACCTCGCGCGTTCACCAAAGTGTCTTCACTGGGCGTCGAGGAACAACGTGTCAACGTGATCGCGGATTTTAATGAACCGCCCGAGCGAATTGCTTCACTCGGCGATGGCTATCGCGTCGAAGCCAACATTACTGTCAACGAAATTCCCGATGCGTTGATCATTCCCAACAGTGCCTTGTTTCGCCATCAACGAAAGTGGCATGTACTAACGATCAACGACGGCAAAGCCGAGTTGCAAGCGGTCGAGATTGGTGCACAAAACGAATCGGAAACTCAAATTACGGCGGGGCTAGAATTAGGCACCGAGGTGATCGTCTATCCCAGTGACACGTTAAAACCGGGAACCTTGGTTCGTCCCACCATCCGTTCTTAGTCCGTTCGTTCTTAAGTCGCTTGGTCTCGTGCGAAAAACACGTCGCTGAGAAAAAGACGTCCCGAATCGCTTCGGCGCGTCGATCAACGTGTCACTCGCCAACAAACCTGTCACGCGCCAACAAAGTGCTACTCGTAGACAAACGTGATCGGGGCATCGATGTCGGCGTGCAAGCTTTGATGAACCGGACATTGGTGAGCGGCATTTTCCAACCGTTTCCGCATGTCGGTGTCGACGACACGTCCTTGGGGGACCGTCACGATCGTCTCAAGACGCCCGATCCGTCGGAGCGGCTTGGCGACCATATCTTTGGTCACGCTGACGGTCGTCCCGTTCAGATCGAGGTCGTGTCGATCGGCCATCAAGCCAATGATCGTGAGCACGCAACTGCCTAGCGCCGTGGCGACCAAATCGGTCGGCGAGAAACTCGTCCCTTGCCCGCCATTATCGACGGGGGCATCGGTGGTCAACTCCTTGCCGCTGGGGCCGTGGGTTGCTCGCACGCCGAGATTCCCGGTGTAAACGGCTTGGATATTAACAGACATGGAAATCACTCGTACGGAAAAGCGGAAAGGATAGAGTTATGTTGCATTCAGCGCGTCGCGACGACGCGATTTAGGGATTGCCCTTAGGGCTTCGCCGGTATTGTCCGGGCGTCATCTTCGTTTCGCGGCGAAAGACGACGTGCATGTATTCGGGGTGATCAAAGCCGCAAAGTGAGGCGATGCGTTCCATCGGTAGATCCGTTTCCGTCAACAGGCGACGAGCTCGTTTGATTTGTACATGTCGGATCTCTTGTTGCGGAGAACGCCCCAACAATTTTCTCAATTGACGTTCCAAGGTGCTACGTGAAAGCCCGGAATGGTTGATCACATTTTGCACGGTGATTCCATCGCACGCCTGTTCCCGAATGTAGGAGAGCGCCGCGGCGATCGATGGATCATCAATGGCCACAATGTCGGATGATTGACGGACTTGGATGCCTAACGGAGGAATCAGGTGAAGCTTGTTCTCGGCCGCTTCGCCCGCCATCAACCGCGCCAAAAGTTCCGCAGCCTGGAACCCAATTTCCTCGGCGTTAGGAATGACGCTCGAGAGTGACGGATCACACAACTCGCAAAGCACGCGGTCATTGTCGGTGCCGATCACTGCCACTTCCTCGGGAATCACAAGCTCCGATTGGGCACACGCTTCGAGGACTTGTTGCCCGCGGACATCATTGCAACAAAAAATCCCCACGGGCTTGGGCAAACCGAGCAACCACTTCAACAATTCGGCTTGTTCATCTTCGGCCGAGCGAGCTTCCTCACCTTGCCAAATGGAGCGATAGATCTCACACGCCTGGGTCGACGCGGGGGCGTGCCGGACGAACGCTTGTTCGCGGAGAGTCGACCATTCTTCGGACTGAAAACCACAGAAGGCGAAATTTTGAAAACCGCGTTCGGTCAAGTGTTCCGCCGCCAAACGACCGATTTCAGCATCGTCGGACCGGATCACGGGAAAGCCAAAATCTTGGCCGCGGTCGGTCAATTCCACCATCGGAATTCCATTATGCCGCACCGTCTTGGCGAACTCAGCCGTCGTCACTCGAGAAATGATGCCGTTGCCGGTCCAGTTGGCCAGCCAAGCGGGCGGTTTCGCCGTCAAATCTCGTTGCTCGAGAAAAATGGACCAATCGTGGTGGGTTCGTCGAAATCGAATGACTCCCTCGAGAAGCTGGCGCCCGTAGATGGTCGACGTCTCGATCATCAACGCGACCCGTTTTTTCTTCAACATGAGAGTATGCGTTGTGACAGGAGAGCGGCAAGTCGGCCAACAAGTTGGAACCGAGTCTAAGAAAATAACGCCCGGAGCACCATTCGGGTAGGCTATTTAGCTGTCAAATCCTGGGCGCATCGCCACGACAACTTCACGATACAATAGACGCACGCTGCTCATCGCCTGTCCTTACCCCGCCAGTGCGGTGTCGCATTGCTTGGGCACTTGCCGTGCGACCGTTTACCCGCGAACTCTCCTGTGAACGGAGGCGTACCGATTTCCAGCTCTCTCGGTTCCAAAGTCATGCGAATCCTCGACCTCGTCACTCCAGGTGAACTTTCCCGTGTCGCCGCACTGCAATTGTTAGCGCGGCAAATCGTCGAAGGTTTCTGCTCGGGACGTCACCGATCGCCCCACAAAGGGTTCAGCGTCGAATTCAAACAGCATCGTCAATACGTCCCCGGCGATGAGTTGAAGAACATCGATTGGAAAGCGTTTGGCAAGAGTGACCGTCTGTACATCCGTGAGTACGAAGAGGAAACCAATCTACGCTGCACGCTACTCGTCGACCGCAGCGGATCGATGCAGTATTGCGGCGAACGTTCCAACGGCTTGAGCAAGGACCAGTACACTCAGCGTCTGGGGGCGTCGCTGGCCTACTTGATGCTCGCCCAACAAGACGCCGCTGGCGTGATCACGTTCGATGACCGACCGCGATCGATCGTGCCGACACGGGGGCGTCCGTCGCATCTTCGCTCGGTCCTCGCCGCGCTCAGCGGTCCACCGCAAGGCCGTGAAACGGACTTGGGAGGAGCGCTCCGCATGTTGGTTCCCAAGTTAGGACGACGGGGATTGGTCGTGATCTTGTCCGATGCGATGGGAGATCTCGAATCGCTGAATCGTTCCTTGGCGCAAATTCGATCTCGAAAGCATGAAGTCGTTTTCTTTCAGATCCTAGATCCAGATGAAGTTGATTTCCCGTTCACCGGGCGCGTGCAGTTTCGCGATCTCGAAGGGATGGCCGAGGATCAAACGGTCGATGCCGTTTCCATTCGCAATGCGTATCTCGAACGACTCGCACAACACAACACACGACTCCGAGACACTTGTCGTCGCCATCGCATTGACCTCGTCTCGATTCGCACCGACCAGCTTTACGACGACGCGTTGCACCAATATGTCTCGCTGCGGAGACAATTGTCATGATGTTGTTAAACGGACTGCTCGCCTTGGGGGCACTCGCGTTCACCATCCCGCTCGCGATCCACCTGCTCTATCGAAGCAAGTTCAAAACGATCCAATGGGGCGCGATGCACCTACTCGAACCCGTCGTGCGGATCAATCGCCGGCGGATTCAATGGATGCACTTGTTGTTGCTATTGGTCCGATGCCTGCTGCCGATCCTGTTAGCGTTTTGTTTATCGTTGCCGCTACTAACGGGATGCCGTGCGCTGCCCGGTGACGTACCGCAAACCCTGGTGATCGTCGTTGACGATTCGTTGAGCATGGCGGCACGAGACGCCTCGGGAGTGTCGCGTATCGAACGCGTCAAGCATGAACTGGCTGACTATTTAACCGGGCTGACACGACGCGACGAGATCATTTGGATCCCAGCAAGTGAAATCCGCACGGCTCCCTCAGTGTCTGGTCGCGGGACCATGGGCACCGCCGACGCACTCGCTCGACTACGAAACTTGGCGGCAACGACGGGACCATTCGATTTGGCCCAGGTGATTCGCGCAGGGATCACCGCGGCCGATCACGGTTCCCATCTCGAACGACGCGTTATGATCGTGTCCGATTTTCAAAGTTGCAATGTCAACGATGCGGCGATCGATGGCCTAAGGACGCTCACGCACGCATCGCCGAGCGACCACGCACCTCCCTTGGTTCAATTTTGGGACGTCGGTGGCGATGCGAGTTCACTCGAAAACGTATCCGTTGATTCCATTGAAACGCTCTCGCCCGCGGTCGTGCCGGATCGGCAAACTCGATTTGCCGCACGGGTTCGAAACGCAAGTGACACCCCCGTCGATAAGGCTCGCGTAAGCTGGGCGTTCAACGGCGTCGCTGTGGAACCAGAGCTGGTTTCAATTCCAGCCCGATCGACGTCATTGGTCCATCACACCGCGGCCCTTTCTAAATCCGGGATCCACGAAATCTCCGTCTCGGTAGACCATCCCGATGCATTGATCGAGGACAACCAAAGAAGCATGGCGGTGGAAGTGATTCGCGAAATCGACGTCGTCTTGGTCGATGGTCAACCGGGCGCCAAGCCGCTCGAAGGGGAAACCGATTATTTGGCGATCGCGTTGAGTCCTTTCGCCTTTGCACACCAAGAGGAGGTCGATGCCGTGCGTGCGTCCGTCATCTCCCCTGCGGAATTGCTGAAACGGATCACTCACGCCCCGCCGAACATCATCGTGTTAGCGAACGTTGCATCGCTGAGCGAAGACCAGCAAACGAAGATCGCCGAATTCGTTTACGCAGGAGGTTCCTTGATTCTGTTTGACGGTCAAAATCTTGACGATGCGACCTATGCCAAGTCATGGAAGTACGGAAGCACGACGATGCCGCTGCCGGCGAAACTTGAGGAGATCGTTGGCGTCCCGTCGGGCGAC
It contains:
- a CDS encoding efflux RND transporter periplasmic adaptor subunit, translated to MKFSLKTLLWGILLIAAIMAGVFAMFPKPVAVESATAKIGLLRVTVQEDGKTRIREKYVVSAPVSGRVSRIELDAGDQCSEATLLAVILPSAPAMLDARARAEAIARVQAAEAALQRAQSNREQAVIHHELNITKLTRAQKLRPSNAISQSEFDIAQTESLASAQAIQTARFETEIASFELTMAKAAVNQFSESAEDTNVDPFEIAAPIAGRVLRVIQESSAVVAVGTPLIELGDPRNLEIEIDVLSSDAVRIQPGAKLTVEHWGGETPLQGYVRVIEPRAFTKVSSLGVEEQRVNVIADFNEPPERIASLGDGYRVEANITVNEIPDALIIPNSALFRHQRKWHVLTINDGKAELQAVEIGAQNESETQITAGLELGTEVIVYPSDTLKPGTLVRPTIRS
- a CDS encoding OsmC family protein; this encodes MSVNIQAVYTGNLGVRATHGPSGKELTTDAPVDNGGQGTSFSPTDLVATALGSCVLTIIGLMADRHDLDLNGTTVSVTKDMVAKPLRRIGRLETIVTVPQGRVVDTDMRKRLENAAHQCPVHQSLHADIDAPITFVYE
- a CDS encoding XylR family transcriptional regulator, producing MLKKKRVALMIETSTIYGRQLLEGVIRFRRTHHDWSIFLEQRDLTAKPPAWLANWTGNGIISRVTTAEFAKTVRHNGIPMVELTDRGQDFGFPVIRSDDAEIGRLAAEHLTERGFQNFAFCGFQSEEWSTLREQAFVRHAPASTQACEIYRSIWQGEEARSAEDEQAELLKWLLGLPKPVGIFCCNDVRGQQVLEACAQSELVIPEEVAVIGTDNDRVLCELCDPSLSSVIPNAEEIGFQAAELLARLMAGEAAENKLHLIPPLGIQVRQSSDIVAIDDPSIAAALSYIREQACDGITVQNVINHSGLSRSTLERQLRKLLGRSPQQEIRHVQIKRARRLLTETDLPMERIASLCGFDHPEYMHVVFRRETKMTPGQYRRSPKGNP
- a CDS encoding BatA domain-containing protein, yielding MMLLNGLLALGALAFTIPLAIHLLYRSKFKTIQWGAMHLLEPVVRINRRRIQWMHLLLLLVRCLLPILLAFCLSLPLLTGCRALPGDVPQTLVIVVDDSLSMAARDASGVSRIERVKHELADYLTGLTRRDEIIWIPASEIRTAPSVSGRGTMGTADALARLRNLAATTGPFDLAQVIRAGITAADHGSHLERRVMIVSDFQSCNVNDAAIDGLRTLTHASPSDHAPPLVQFWDVGGDASSLENVSVDSIETLSPAVVPDRQTRFAARVRNASDTPVDKARVSWAFNGVAVEPELVSIPARSTSLVHHTAALSKSGIHEISVSVDHPDALIEDNQRSMAVEVIREIDVVLVDGQPGAKPLEGETDYLAIALSPFAFAHQEEVDAVRASVISPAELLKRITHAPPNIIVLANVASLSEDQQTKIAEFVYAGGSLILFDGQNLDDATYAKSWKYGSTTMPLPAKLEEIVGVPSGDRDSAMRLGDLNSQYTPWSRLAPAEQRPLSGVDVHAYRKLVPITPRNEPNSQQESEPESEPRADAESVVLLVMANGDPVVVSAQRGRGRIVQFAIPCDDSWTSLPLRRVYLPMMQQLTLDLIGSGKATTVSTGEPMLISLDEFRSNPRHESTPQDAKDANVVIPTGQAKSARDSESSGDAELDVEAPFFTAQTPHSSEVRIELPGDWQRDGTAPLLWTQTNHAGLYRFRQLRTLPDDVQVVTSTIRVAEVPAEESQLRATEGDRLTAVAEMIGATLHRDVASIQDAEQTRRFGREIWRWFLYALLIAMVLEMVVQQQLVQKNRGGVV
- a CDS encoding DUF58 domain-containing protein; its protein translation is MRILDLVTPGELSRVAALQLLARQIVEGFCSGRHRSPHKGFSVEFKQHRQYVPGDELKNIDWKAFGKSDRLYIREYEEETNLRCTLLVDRSGSMQYCGERSNGLSKDQYTQRLGASLAYLMLAQQDAAGVITFDDRPRSIVPTRGRPSHLRSVLAALSGPPQGRETDLGGALRMLVPKLGRRGLVVILSDAMGDLESLNRSLAQIRSRKHEVVFFQILDPDEVDFPFTGRVQFRDLEGMAEDQTVDAVSIRNAYLERLAQHNTRLRDTCRRHRIDLVSIRTDQLYDDALHQYVSLRRQLS
- a CDS encoding ABC transporter permease, with protein sequence MLKLDQKLIRDLYHMKGQVLAIMVVIAAGVATFVMSMCAYHSLQQSKEAFYRDYRFADLFSQTRRSPTAIVPRIKEIDGVAAVETRLVFDVLLDVPEMSEPATARLISVPDSGESLLNKVYISRGRMIEPLRTGEVVVSEVFADAHGFVAGDQVRAIINGKRQTLKIVGVALSPEYVMQIQPGSIMPDHKRFGIFWMNERDLEAAFDMSGAFNGITLKLAYGSHPDQVIDHLDRLLEPYGSVGGYGRSEQLSHQYLSDELKQLRSTAIMAPVIFLSVASFLLNIVVSRIISQQREQIAALKAFGYTDYEVGLHYLNLVLIISLSGTIMGTGFGLWMASGMTSMYGEFYKFPTLSFRIDGMAIAVSFLLTTAAACLGTWISVGRAIRLAPAEAMRPEPPPSFKPTMVERLIPRERLPAEMRMIVRNIARKPFKASLSVLGIAMAAAVMVLGNFSLDAMNYMMDFQFRKAQRQDLTVTFFEPATASVMYELSQLDGVLASETMRSVATRIHFQNRSRRIGLLGIEPNPQLYRLLDKQERVVPVPEFGIMLNTKLASLLDVERGEFVTIEVLEEKRPTLIVEVTALVEEYAGLNAYMNKQQMHAMLKESSVASGAFLKVDTNRIDELFHQLELRPGVASVTIKDAVLDSFRDTVAENILMMRSFIIFFAAVIAIGVVYNSARITLSERSRDLATMRVVGFTRREVSMMLLGEITLFTLAAIPLGCLIGYGLAALMASGLDTDNYRIPLVISGNTYALAAGVVIVATFLSALVVQRRIARLDLVGVLKTRD